TACAGCACTCACAGCCAAAGGCAGTGTTTTCTCCATAACCATAGGTATCACTTGATCATAGCTTTCAGGTTTGACATTACTAAGCACAAGGCGGCTCACTGCCCCTGTTAAGTAGGCGCTAGTTGTAATTAAAGCGGCAAATCCTGTCGAAACAACTGCAGCCGTTTTAATCGACCGTTCATTTTTTATGGTATAAAATTTGTGAACCATTTGAGGTAAGCCCCACGACCCTAGGCTCGTTAAAATAACTAAAGACACTATGAGGGCCAATCCCGGTGGTCCAACAGGGCTCACCAGTTGCTTACCTACTTGTGGTATAGCTTCTAGACGACGATAGACGCCTAAAAGTCCACCAACAGCTTCTGATGTCATTACATAAAACACTAACAAAACAGCGCCAACAATCATAATGCATCCTTGTATAAAATCTGCAATCGACGTTGCCATAAACCCACCGACAAATAAATAAAATGCTGTCACACACACCATAATCAGATATACAATATCCATAGGTATACCAAAAATATTTTCAAATAAAAACCCAAGCCCTTTATAGACTCCTGCCGCATACGGCAATAAAAAAATAAAAATAATCAATGCAGAAAACACCTTTATGCCAAGGCTCTCATAACGTATCCCTAAAAATTCCGGCATTGTTGATGCTTTTAAGCGTTGCGTCATTTCTCGTGTTTTTTTTCCCAGAATTTTCCAGGCCAGTAATGTCCCAACAACGGTGTTACCTAGTGCAATCCAGAGAACAGATAAACCAAATCCCCATCCCAACTTTCCTGCATAGCCTATGAAAATAACCGATGAAAAATAAGCTGTTCCATAAGAAAATGCCGACATCCAGGGCGGAATTGATCGCCCGCCTAATAAATAGCCTTCTTCATCCACTAGTTTTTTGCGACTGAAAAAACTCACCGTTAAAATCATAACAATATATAGGATAATGCTGATTACATATACCTTCATTCTTTCCTCCTATGTTTTTCAAGTTAAAGCGCAACGCTTTAAACTGATAAAGCAGATTGCGTAAAAAAAATGCGTGTCGACGTCTTATTAACATTCTACACACATATTAGCCATTATTCAATATCTTTTATAGTTTTTGTATAATTCTTAACATTTATCAGTATTTTTTTGTGCATATTGACCACTACTTATTCTTCTCTTCGAAGCACTTTATTGACAAATACATCGACAATTTCTGGGTCAAATTGGGTTCCTGCACATCGCTTCAATTCATCAATTGCCTCTTCTTTGGTCATCTTGCGTTTGTATGGACGTTTGCCTGTCATGGATTCATAGGCATCAGCAACACTAATAATACGTGACTCCAAAGGAATTTGATGCCCTATTAAACCACTTGGATAGCCTTTACCATCATAGCGTTCATGATGGTATAGCACAATTTCTGCAATACTGGCGTATTCATCCGTATTTTTTAAAATCTGATAGCCCGCTTCCGGATAACGATGCACTTGCTCTATTTCATCTTTTGTTAACGCTTCTTTTTTGTTAAGAAGTTCCGGTGACAAAATAATTTTTCCGATATCATGCAATGTTCCAGCCATATATATTTCTTCAATATCTTCAATCGGGTAGTTCATGGCATCTAGTATTTTGCTGCTAAATTCTGCTACCCGCTCTGTATGGACTTCTTCTGCTTCATAGTTTTTTTGAATATTTTCCATAGCCATACTAATCATCGAAAGCTTCATTTTTTTGCTGGATTTCATTTTATGTTTGTACATATGCTTATCTGCACGTTTTTGAATTTCATTGATATCTTCTGAGCTTTCCACTTTGACACAATATCCAATAGCAATCGATACACTAATGGATTTTACCTGTTCTTGCTTTGCTAACGTTAAAATACGTTGCTTAATGGTTTCTGCATTTTTTGCGGTTGTATTTGGCAAAAGCACCATAAATTCATCTCCGCCGGTTCTTGCAACAATATCTTCTTCTCGGCAAGCCGATTTTATTACTTTGGCTGCTGCTTTAATCAATTGGTCTCCAACTTCATGACCAAATGCATCGTTTGCAATTTTTAATCCATTAATGTCTAGAGCCATAATCGTCAATGGTATATTGCGGTTTGTATTTAAGCGCCGAATAGAATCCTCCATATACCTACGATTGTATAAGCCTGTCAGGTAATCATGAAAGCTTAGCTCTTCAATTTGTCGCTGACGTTCTTTTTGCTCTGTGACGTCTCTAAATGCTATGACAAAACCTTTTGTCGCCCCTTCATTTTCTTCTAAAATAGGCGCAATCGTCTCTTGTATCGGAATCCGATCGCCTTGCTTGGATTCAAGTATAAGCTTATAACTTCCACCCTTTTCATCCCTATTCATATAATCTTCAATAATATTTTCGATAACAAGGTTTCGCTCTTCATCAATAAGCTTATATACACTTTCTAGGGGCTTTCCTTGGACCTCTTCATCATCCCATTTTGTCATGCCTTCGGCCGCTAAATTCATAAAGCTGATTTGTCCATAGACATCCGTTGCAATAACGCCATCGCCAACAGAAAGCAACGTCGTCTTAAAGACTTCTTTTTCCTGAGATAAAGCTTGTTCGACTTGTTTTCTTTTTGTTACATTTAAGATACTTCCAAGCATTCGAACGGGTCCATCTGAGGAATCATCATAAACTAATGCGCCTCGATCCAGCACCCAAATAATCGTTCCATCTGTTCGAACCAATCGATGCTCACTATAATAAGGCTCATCATTTTCAACAGCCTTATTAAGTTTTTCTCTGACTCTCTCTCGGTCTTCCGGGTGGACATAGTCCACAAAAGCTTCTTTGGTGTGATGATCTAACATCGTATCAACACCTACAATCTCACACCATTTTCGGTTATGATAGACCTTCCCGTCAGCCATATTCCAATCCCATATACCTTCGCCGATAACGTCAAGCGTCAAGCGCATCTGCTGTTCACTATGGGCTAATCGACTTTGAACTATAATGCTTTCTGTAATATCATCCATCATGAGTGCAAGTTGATGATAATTTGGCATGTATGCAGAGATACGATACCATTTTTGATTAAAATCCATATATACCTGAAAGGCAAGTGTCGTCTTTTCGTTAACAACATGGTCCAGACTAACAACCCAGCTTTGTTCTTTTCCAATCATTACTTGATCTAAGGCTTTGCCAAGAATCGCATCTTTTTTCATCCCTGTTATTTCTTCAAATGTTCGATTGACATTCTGAAAATAATAAGCAATCTTGCCTTCTTCTGTTAAGCGTTCAATATTAAAAACAACAAATCCTTTGTTCATTTCATTTATCAACTTACGGTTTTCTTGCTCTCGCAAAAGAACATTGTTGCGGGACTCATCAATTTGGCGAACAATAGATTTTGCATATTTTACTACGATGATATCAATAAAAATAAACATAATAACTAGCGCTAGAATGGAATATGCAAAAATTCTGTATTGAACATCTCTTGCATCTCCAAATAGCGCGTCTTCTTCAATTTGAGCATAAAAAGTGCCCTCAAAATTATCAAAGGCTTTTACTACAGTAACAACATCGTGGTCATGAATTAATGTGTTTTCATCCTTGTTGGGCTGAATCCACACATCATAATCTCTGGCATCTATTTTTTCTAGAATTGGTATCATGCTTACACATAAAATATCATAGCCTAGCACATGGTCTTCTTCTGTAATCGGATTTTGTATGATAAGGTTTTGTCGATCATGATCATAATGGACAGTTAACGCTTCTGAATAAGCAATCTCTGTTGTTTGAATCTCATGTATATCTCCAAAACTCACCAAAATCTGATCATCGACCCATCGTGCAACATACGTATAATGGTCAAGCACATGAATCCCATCTTGATATCTGGGATAGGTTACCTGATAGAGTTCATTCCAATTTATTTTTTGATTTTTATATTGTAAAAGCGCTTCACGAATCGTTGAGCGGCTTGACAAGCTTTTGGTTTCACCAATCATTTTTGCGATAAACTCATCAATGACTTGATGTTGATTGGTAACATTTAATTCAAAGTTTTGGACGGTTATCTCTTCTTGTCGTTTTTTTATCGGAGATAGCAAGCTCATATAAACGAAAACAATGATGCAAATAAAAATAACGAGCGTCATAATATTTATACGTTTATTGATAGACTTCATGCAATACTCCTTTCTAATTGATATTAATGACAGCACCTTATATTTTACCATAGAACCCTATAACTTGTATACATAAAAAACCTCTAAAACCTGGCATGGGCTTTAGAGGTTTTCTTACGTCGTATTCAATGCTTTTTAAGATTTCTTTGCCAAGTAATCAGGCATCCTCGGACATGTTGTTAATTGATGGTTATGAACAAAACCATATTCCGGTCTTTTTTCAATCCGTTCTATTAATGCCCTTCTACAAGCATCAATACGCTTTTGCTTCGTGGATGACTCACACTGAATCTGATTGTTTAATTCTTTTGGATCCGCAGACAAATCAAAATACCACTCTCTAGCGCTATAGGTTTCATAAATGTACTTCCATTTTCCATTGGTCAAAAAATGCCACCCTTCTTGTCCATATCCGGTGTGCTCTCCATGAATAAATTCCCGCTCAATTGGGTGAAATAAGTCCATCCCTTCAACACCACCAGGTAATTCTATATCCATTAAATTATATAATGTCGGCAGTATATCAAAGTGGCTAGCGACCACTTCGTTGGGTTGAACTATTTTTGGTTCTAGACCAGACCCCGGCTTAATAATCAAAGGGATTCGTGCCGAACCTTCAAACGGCGTGACCTTTCTATACATATAATGATCTCCTAATAATTCCCCATGGTCTGATACAAACACAATCGTTGTCGAGGAATACAAGTCATGTTCTTTTAGCCAATGCAACATTCTTCCAATCATATGGTCGACATGGGTAATGGATGCATAATATGCTTTGCGCATTCGAATCGACTGTTTATCACTAATTCTTCCGGATGTCGCATCAATCATAACCGTTTTTTTATCTAAGCCTTTGGCCCACGAACCTACTGGAGGTTCTGGAAGCACTTCATCTTCATAATACTTGGTATAAAACTCGGGTGCATCATAGGGCGGATGTGGTCGGTGGAAGCTTAACTGCATAAAAAACGGGCGCGTCGTATCTCGCTTATTCAAGAGTTCTTGAGCTTTAGATACCGTCCACTGACTTGGATGATATTCATCATCTCCTTGCCACGGCAGGGCGACCCAGCTATTATTACTCCACTCCATCGCCGGATCTTTGACGCTTCCCCTGGTCTCCTTTTCAAGCCAAGCATGATAATCACTTATAAACCCAGCATCTAAACGTTGTGGATCGTACAATTCGTTGATTTCAAATCCTAAGTGGTTCCTTTGGGGATAAAAGTGCGTCTTTCCAACATTAATGGTTTGATATCCTGCATCTCTAAACCCATGCATTAGGGTCTTATCATATGTCCATGGAATTTTATCACTATATCCAATCCGCCCACATCCATATGGGCTCTTGCCTGTTGCCAGACAGGCTCTAGCAGGAATACAGCTTGGTGCCTGTGCATAGCACGCACCAAACATAACTCCATCTTTTGCCAAATCATCAAGAAAAGGTGTTTTTACCACTGGATGCCCTAATGAAGATAGACAGTCTCCTCGCCACTGGTCTACAAGTATAAGTAGCACATTCTTATGCCTTGCTTCTCCCATATATTGTTCTCCTCTATTTTCTATAGTTGATCTTATATGTCTTTATCTCGAAAGGTTTGATAACAATATTAAAACTATTTTCGTCATGCTCTATCGCTTGTTCAACTTCTTCAATCAAGTTACACTCTTCAACAGAAATCAGTGTTCCTAAGTTCCAGCGGACTTTTGTTCGGGTTCTAGAGTTCTCATATTCATATATACGAATAATGATTCCCTCATTGTCTTGCGCTTCTTTAATTGTTTCAATCAACACATTAGCATCATCCGTTGTTACAAGTGCTTGTTGATCGCCTAGCGCCTCTCCCATGACCGCATAGGCCTGTTGATTGAACTTATAGGCTTCCTCTACAGTACCCGCTTTTTTCCAATCTCCAGTATGAGGATAGAGTGAATATCTAAATGTATGCTCCTCTTGGTCTGTATTGGGATTTGGCAAAATACCGGATTTTAACAGCGTAAGCCCCATATCGCTTCCGTGAACGGAATGTCCGTATTTACAATCATTTAATAAGCTTACCCCATAATTTCCTTCTGATATATCGATCCATTTTTGTCCACATACTTCAAATCGTGCTTGATCCCAACTAGTATTTTTATGGGTCTTGCGAGTAAGATTTCCAAATTGAATATCAAAAGTCGCTTCATCTGTATGGATATCCATTGGAAAATGGACTTTTAGCAAGTGCTGCTTTTCTCTATAATCGACATAAGTATTAAAATCAATGCGCCGGCTTTGACTATGAAAAACAATTTCTTGACACAGTCTTGACTGGCTAAATGCATATTCCACTTTTAAAACTGCTTTAACCGGTCCTACTTGAGTCCATTCAAACATTGTCAAATCCGTTATATCATAATATTTTTCACTATAGTACATCTCAATGTCCCAATTATCATAATCCATCGGCTTATCTTCATATAGCTTAAAATGGTTTGCAACTTTATTTTCCTGCACCAGTTCCCTTTTTTGTTCACAATCCAAAATAGACACGATTTGTCCGTTCGCATTAAACTGTACTTCATAAAATGGAGTTTTGATACCCCGCTCATGAATTGTAAAGGGATTTTTAATAGATGCCTTTTCATCTGCAGTTAGTTGCAAGACTTCATATGTTGCCTGGGCTTTTGATGGAATATGGGTTAAGTATGCCATACACCCATCCTCCGTTTTTTGTAGTAAAAAACGTTGTCCCTTCTCATCAACTAAACAATCACCATCCACCTTAGGAAGGTGAATAATATCATCTCGTTCAAAGCCCAATTGATTAAAGACGGTCACATGGTTTTCTTTTTTTCTAACTAAGTTGGCAATGCAATGGTCAATGTATTCACGTAGTTTTGCTTCCACATGGTTATATTCTTCCTTTGTCACCTCATACACTTCTTCTATAGATGTTCCCGGTAAAATATCATGAAACTGATTCATTAATACAACCCGCCACATCTGATGCAGTTGTTGACTATAATCCATCCCTGCCAATATGCTATAAAGCTCTAAATCCATTAACAATTGCTCACACCGTCGATTTGATTTTTTATTACGCGCCATGGAAGTATATGTTCCACGATGGTATTCAAAGTAGAACTCCCCTTCCCACTCCGGCAAACGCTTATGCTCTTTTGTCCGGTTGTATAGTTCATCAAAATATGTCCTGGAAAAAGCTTGACGTACTTTTGGAATACCTTGAATCCCTTTTTCCATCCGCTTTGATGTTTCAAGCATTTGGCGTGTAGGTCCGCCACCGCCATCGCCATACCCATAAGAAATTAAGATATCGTTATTCAGTTCCTTATTATTATAGCGTTGCCAGCCACCCATAATCGCATCCGGATGAAGCATACCATTGTATGTTGTAAAAAAGTTCTTTGTGTCTTGTCCCACTCCTAAGGTTGTAATCAAATGCGTAAAAATCTTCGTTCCATCTATACCTTTCCAGTACAGGGTATCATAAGGCATCTGATTCATCTGGTTCCAAGCGAGTTTTGTTGTCATAAAATAGTCAATTCCTGACCTTTTCATAAT
This sequence is a window from Vallitaleaceae bacterium 9-2. Protein-coding genes within it:
- a CDS encoding sodium:solute symporter, which gives rise to MKVYVISIILYIVMILTVSFFSRKKLVDEEGYLLGGRSIPPWMSAFSYGTAYFSSVIFIGYAGKLGWGFGLSVLWIALGNTVVGTLLAWKILGKKTREMTQRLKASTMPEFLGIRYESLGIKVFSALIIFIFLLPYAAGVYKGLGFLFENIFGIPMDIVYLIMVCVTAFYLFVGGFMATSIADFIQGCIMIVGAVLLVFYVMTSEAVGGLLGVYRRLEAIPQVGKQLVSPVGPPGLALIVSLVILTSLGSWGLPQMVHKFYTIKNERSIKTAAVVSTGFAALITTSAYLTGAVSRLVLSNVKPESYDQVIPMVMEKTLPLAVSAVLLVLVLSASMSTLASVVIAASSAVAVDLVKTIKPGIQPKQNMLILRCMFVVFVVGSFLLAKSESSIMNLAALSWGTVSGCLLAPYILGLYWKKANLIGAYAGMITALIITITGVLLLEGGVSSPYIPIVGALSVVLPFIPMSIVSLVTRPHEKGYLNYIYATK
- a CDS encoding diguanylate cyclase; protein product: MKSINKRINIMTLVIFICIIVFVYMSLLSPIKKRQEEITVQNFELNVTNQHQVIDEFIAKMIGETKSLSSRSTIREALLQYKNQKINWNELYQVTYPRYQDGIHVLDHYTYVARWVDDQILVSFGDIHEIQTTEIAYSEALTVHYDHDRQNLIIQNPITEEDHVLGYDILCVSMIPILEKIDARDYDVWIQPNKDENTLIHDHDVVTVVKAFDNFEGTFYAQIEEDALFGDARDVQYRIFAYSILALVIMFIFIDIIVVKYAKSIVRQIDESRNNVLLREQENRKLINEMNKGFVVFNIERLTEEGKIAYYFQNVNRTFEEITGMKKDAILGKALDQVMIGKEQSWVVSLDHVVNEKTTLAFQVYMDFNQKWYRISAYMPNYHQLALMMDDITESIIVQSRLAHSEQQMRLTLDVIGEGIWDWNMADGKVYHNRKWCEIVGVDTMLDHHTKEAFVDYVHPEDRERVREKLNKAVENDEPYYSEHRLVRTDGTIIWVLDRGALVYDDSSDGPVRMLGSILNVTKRKQVEQALSQEKEVFKTTLLSVGDGVIATDVYGQISFMNLAAEGMTKWDDEEVQGKPLESVYKLIDEERNLVIENIIEDYMNRDEKGGSYKLILESKQGDRIPIQETIAPILEENEGATKGFVIAFRDVTEQKERQRQIEELSFHDYLTGLYNRRYMEDSIRRLNTNRNIPLTIMALDINGLKIANDAFGHEVGDQLIKAAAKVIKSACREEDIVARTGGDEFMVLLPNTTAKNAETIKQRILTLAKQEQVKSISVSIAIGYCVKVESSEDINEIQKRADKHMYKHKMKSSKKMKLSMISMAMENIQKNYEAEEVHTERVAEFSSKILDAMNYPIEDIEEIYMAGTLHDIGKIILSPELLNKKEALTKDEIEQVHRYPEAGYQILKNTDEYASIAEIVLYHHERYDGKGYPSGLIGHQIPLESRIISVADAYESMTGKRPYKRKMTKEEAIDELKRCAGTQFDPEIVDVFVNKVLRREE
- a CDS encoding sulfatase-like hydrolase/transferase, with product MGEARHKNVLLILVDQWRGDCLSSLGHPVVKTPFLDDLAKDGVMFGACYAQAPSCIPARACLATGKSPYGCGRIGYSDKIPWTYDKTLMHGFRDAGYQTINVGKTHFYPQRNHLGFEINELYDPQRLDAGFISDYHAWLEKETRGSVKDPAMEWSNNSWVALPWQGDDEYHPSQWTVSKAQELLNKRDTTRPFFMQLSFHRPHPPYDAPEFYTKYYEDEVLPEPPVGSWAKGLDKKTVMIDATSGRISDKQSIRMRKAYYASITHVDHMIGRMLHWLKEHDLYSSTTIVFVSDHGELLGDHYMYRKVTPFEGSARIPLIIKPGSGLEPKIVQPNEVVASHFDILPTLYNLMDIELPGGVEGMDLFHPIEREFIHGEHTGYGQEGWHFLTNGKWKYIYETYSAREWYFDLSADPKELNNQIQCESSTKQKRIDACRRALIERIEKRPEYGFVHNHQLTTCPRMPDYLAKKS
- a CDS encoding alpha-mannosidase encodes the protein MKYIDKRVGIICRELKRLSTKQKFPIESFEYKKGNFVYPHDVDAAKEPWETFDSKTMHWYGPDKHYWFRTTYTVPKQMHNKPLWIHVRTQINEWDDAKNPQFLLFVNGEITQGIDMNHRKVFLTSNAQEGEVYTFDLQAHTGIIHSEFQLFVDVIEVDAQIEQLYYDMDVPLSAFNRMDDMDQNKLKMTEILNDTVNLLDLRKPYSEAFYQSLTQAKQHIEKALYQELSGYEDVIATCIGHTHIDVAWWWTVEQTREKVGRSFATVLKFMEEYPDYKFMSSQPQLYEFLKVRYPDLFAKVKEKVAQGRWEPEGGMWVEADCNLTSGESLVRQFLHGKRFFKEEFGVDNKILWLPDVFGYSGALPQIMKRSGIDYFMTTKLAWNQMNQMPYDTLYWKGIDGTKIFTHLITTLGVGQDTKNFFTTYNGMLHPDAIMGGWQRYNNKELNNDILISYGYGDGGGGPTRQMLETSKRMEKGIQGIPKVRQAFSRTYFDELYNRTKEHKRLPEWEGEFYFEYHRGTYTSMARNKKSNRRCEQLLMDLELYSILAGMDYSQQLHQMWRVVLMNQFHDILPGTSIEEVYEVTKEEYNHVEAKLREYIDHCIANLVRKKENHVTVFNQLGFERDDIIHLPKVDGDCLVDEKGQRFLLQKTEDGCMAYLTHIPSKAQATYEVLQLTADEKASIKNPFTIHERGIKTPFYEVQFNANGQIVSILDCEQKRELVQENKVANHFKLYEDKPMDYDNWDIEMYYSEKYYDITDLTMFEWTQVGPVKAVLKVEYAFSQSRLCQEIVFHSQSRRIDFNTYVDYREKQHLLKVHFPMDIHTDEATFDIQFGNLTRKTHKNTSWDQARFEVCGQKWIDISEGNYGVSLLNDCKYGHSVHGSDMGLTLLKSGILPNPNTDQEEHTFRYSLYPHTGDWKKAGTVEEAYKFNQQAYAVMGEALGDQQALVTTDDANVLIETIKEAQDNEGIIIRIYEYENSRTRTKVRWNLGTLISVEECNLIEEVEQAIEHDENSFNIVIKPFEIKTYKINYRK